From Polaribacter butkevichii, a single genomic window includes:
- a CDS encoding RagB/SusD family nutrient uptake outer membrane protein — translation MKNYQNIIIVFILTFSIYSCELVNVTDIEAQDVLTEETAITDQIGAELALAGTYSTLNDGNLAVTGINIYPFYIDTDPKGSSNGYSTNNVDSENGTIALVYSSYYNLINRANYVINIVPELEDNLFEPGKKNHIVAEAKFLRSVMSLYLLRRFGQFWDLESPYGIVLREKQASTLEVLPRSSVQASYDFILSDLDYAIENLPASNVSYHANKFAAKGLKSRVLLYMGKFSEAATLANDVILNSGFTLENTFAEVFENEFNSSEVLFSNIHSDTEYNGTSVGWWLYLSLSEYYVNFATSQGDTRLDIVNFEHPTRGYLNGKAPFFFDGATNYYLRLPEVYLIYAEALARSNGSLIDVAAAVNTVRNRAGLLNTTASTREELIEAIRVEKFLELVAEEQEPWFDLVRYADLDGFDISTIKPLVTSKNQYILPIPFNSVTTSNNVVEQNPGY, via the coding sequence ATGAAAAATTATCAGAATATCATCATAGTATTTATATTAACTTTTTCTATTTATTCTTGTGAGCTAGTTAATGTTACGGATATTGAGGCGCAAGATGTATTAACAGAAGAAACAGCAATTACAGACCAAATAGGAGCTGAGTTAGCGTTAGCAGGTACTTACAGTACCTTAAATGATGGTAATTTAGCCGTAACAGGTATTAATATATATCCCTTTTATATAGATACAGATCCTAAAGGATCTTCTAATGGGTATTCAACCAATAATGTTGATTCAGAGAATGGAACAATTGCACTGGTATATTCATCTTACTATAATCTAATTAACAGAGCAAATTACGTTATTAATATAGTGCCAGAACTAGAGGATAACTTATTTGAACCAGGTAAAAAAAATCATATTGTTGCAGAGGCTAAATTTTTAAGAAGTGTAATGAGTCTTTATCTTTTAAGAAGGTTTGGGCAATTTTGGGACTTAGAGTCTCCTTATGGTATTGTTTTAAGAGAAAAACAAGCGTCTACATTAGAGGTTTTACCAAGAAGTAGCGTGCAGGCATCTTATGATTTTATTTTAAGTGATTTAGATTACGCTATAGAAAATTTACCAGCTTCTAACGTTAGTTATCATGCTAATAAATTTGCGGCAAAAGGACTAAAATCTAGAGTGTTATTATATATGGGAAAATTTTCTGAGGCTGCTACTTTAGCTAACGATGTTATACTGAATAGTGGTTTTACTTTAGAAAATACCTTTGCAGAGGTTTTTGAGAACGAATTTAATTCTAGTGAAGTTTTATTTTCAAACATTCATAGCGATACGGAATATAATGGTACCAGCGTAGGTTGGTGGTTGTACCTAAGTTTATCAGAATATTATGTAAATTTTGCTACTTCTCAAGGAGATACCAGATTAGATATTGTTAATTTCGAGCACCCAACTAGAGGGTATTTAAATGGTAAAGCGCCTTTTTTCTTTGATGGTGCCACTAATTATTATTTAAGACTGCCAGAAGTATATCTTATCTATGCAGAAGCTTTGGCAAGATCTAACGGAAGTCTAATAGATGTGGCTGCTGCTGTTAATACTGTAAGAAATAGAGCAGGTTTGCTTAATACTACAGCTAGCACAAGAGAGGAATTGATTGAAGCGATACGTGTTGAGAAATTTTTAGAATTAGTAGCAGAAGAGCAAGAACCTTGGTTTGATCTTGTAAGGTATGCAGATCTTGATGGTTTTGATATTTCTACCATAAAACCTCTAGTAACTAGTAAAAACCAATATATACTGCCTATTCCTTTTAATTCGGTTACTACTAGTAATAACGTTGTAGAGCAGAACCCAGGATATTAA